Proteins found in one Hypericibacter terrae genomic segment:
- a CDS encoding ABC transporter ATP-binding protein: MIDTGQPMLRVEDLAVRYVTPTGTIDALKGVSFELGREKLGIVGESGSGKSTLGRALLKLIPSSARITAKRLEFMGRDLRGLSEAEMRLVRGRQISMILQDPKFSLNPIMRAGDQILEALTIHGEARGRAGRRRVIDILKAVRIRDPERVYNAYPHELSGGMGQRVMTAMMLVTNPLLLIADEPTSALDVTVRMQVLAIIDDLVTQRGMGLIFISHDLNLVGSFCDRILIMYGGRVVESCRASELQNCTHPYTRGLLQSLPSIEHPREVLPTLKRDPAWLRGA; the protein is encoded by the coding sequence ATGATCGACACGGGCCAACCCATGCTGCGCGTCGAAGACCTCGCGGTGCGCTATGTCACCCCGACCGGAACGATCGACGCGCTCAAGGGCGTCAGCTTCGAGCTGGGGCGCGAGAAGCTCGGCATCGTCGGCGAGTCCGGCTCGGGAAAATCCACGCTGGGCCGCGCGTTGCTGAAGCTCATCCCCAGTTCGGCCCGGATCACCGCCAAGCGGCTCGAATTCATGGGCCGCGACCTGCGCGGCTTGAGCGAAGCCGAGATGCGTCTCGTGCGCGGCAGGCAGATCTCGATGATCCTGCAGGATCCGAAATTCTCCCTGAACCCGATCATGCGCGCGGGCGACCAGATCCTCGAGGCGCTCACGATCCATGGCGAGGCCCGCGGCCGCGCCGGCCGCCGGCGCGTGATCGATATCCTGAAGGCCGTGCGCATCCGCGACCCGGAGCGGGTCTATAATGCCTATCCGCACGAGCTCTCAGGCGGCATGGGCCAGCGGGTCATGACCGCCATGATGCTGGTGACCAATCCTCTCCTCCTCATCGCCGATGAGCCCACCTCGGCCCTCGACGTGACGGTCCGGATGCAGGTGCTCGCCATCATCGACGATCTCGTCACCCAGCGCGGCATGGGCCTGATCTTCATCAGCCACGATCTCAATCTGGTGGGCTCTTTCTGCGACCGCATCCTCATCATGTATGGCGGGCGGGTGGTCGAGAGCTGCCGCGCTTCGGAGCTGCAGAACTGCACCCACCCCTATACCCGGGGATTGCTGCAGTCGCTTCCCAGCATCGAGCATCCGCGCGAGGTGTTGCCGACTCTGAAGCGCGACCCCGCCTGGCTGCGAGGCGCCTGA
- a CDS encoding ABC transporter ATP-binding protein, whose amino-acid sequence MTSYLEVRNLQVAFGHGANKVQAVRGVSFSVEKGECFGIVGESGSGKTTVLRAVCGLNSVWEGEVRIEGKPIPRPPDRAFCRTVQIVFQDPYGSLHPRQTVDRCLREPLEIHGIGQRDQRIADTLVAVGLDRSFRYRFPHQLSGGQRQRVGIARALMLEPKLLFLDEPTSALDVSVQAEILNLLVRLRKERGFTYVLVTHDLSIISHMCDRLIVMNVGRIVEAMQVTALRERTPENPYTQQLLQASLGYDRQAVERYQRFD is encoded by the coding sequence ATGACCAGCTATCTCGAGGTCCGGAACCTGCAGGTCGCCTTCGGCCATGGCGCCAACAAGGTGCAAGCCGTTCGTGGCGTCTCCTTCAGCGTCGAGAAGGGCGAATGTTTCGGCATCGTCGGCGAGTCCGGCTCGGGCAAGACCACGGTCCTGCGCGCCGTCTGCGGCCTCAACTCGGTCTGGGAGGGCGAAGTGCGCATCGAGGGCAAGCCGATCCCCCGCCCGCCCGATCGCGCCTTCTGCCGCACCGTCCAGATCGTGTTCCAGGACCCCTATGGCTCGCTCCATCCGCGCCAGACGGTCGATCGCTGCCTCCGGGAACCGCTGGAGATTCACGGGATCGGCCAGCGCGACCAGCGCATCGCCGACACGCTGGTCGCGGTCGGGCTCGACCGCAGCTTCCGCTATCGCTTCCCGCATCAGCTCTCGGGCGGCCAGCGCCAGCGCGTCGGCATCGCCCGCGCGCTGATGCTGGAACCCAAGCTCCTCTTCCTCGACGAGCCGACCTCGGCCCTCGACGTCTCGGTCCAGGCCGAGATCCTCAATCTGCTGGTGCGGCTGAGGAAGGAGCGCGGCTTCACCTATGTGCTGGTGACCCACGACCTGTCGATCATCTCGCATATGTGCGACCGGCTGATCGTGATGAATGTCGGCCGCATCGTGGAAGCGATGCAGGTCACCGCCTTGCGCGAACGCACGCCCGAGAACCCCTACACCCAGCAACTGCTGCAGGCGAGCCTCGGCTATGACCGCCAGGCGGTGGAGCGGTATCAGCGGTTCGATTGA
- a CDS encoding cupin domain-containing protein: MEAGFDLGQRLKGLREAQGFSQRELAKRAGVSNAIISLIEQNRTSPSVGLLKKVLEGLPISLADFFAGTSRLTPQIFFRSAELVELAGGAISYRQVGRDMAGRAMQMLHERYAPGADTGPQMLRHEAEESGVIVTGHLEVTVGDRRTILGPGDAYYFDSRTPHRFRNAGDEECMVVTANSPPSF; encoded by the coding sequence ATGGAAGCGGGCTTCGATTTGGGCCAGCGGCTCAAGGGTTTGCGCGAGGCCCAGGGCTTCTCGCAGCGCGAGCTCGCCAAGCGCGCCGGCGTGTCGAACGCGATCATCTCGCTCATCGAGCAGAACCGGACCAGTCCTTCGGTCGGCCTGTTGAAGAAGGTGCTCGAAGGGCTGCCGATCTCGCTGGCGGATTTCTTCGCCGGCACCTCGCGCCTGACGCCGCAGATCTTCTTCCGTTCGGCCGAGCTGGTCGAGCTGGCGGGCGGCGCCATCTCCTATCGCCAGGTCGGGCGCGACATGGCGGGACGCGCGATGCAGATGCTCCATGAGCGTTACGCGCCCGGGGCCGACACCGGCCCGCAGATGCTGCGCCACGAGGCCGAGGAGAGTGGTGTGATCGTGACGGGCCATCTCGAAGTCACGGTTGGCGACCGGCGCACGATCCTCGGGCCCGGCGACGCCTATTATTTCGACAGCCGCACGCCGCATCGCTTTCGCAACGCGGGCGACGAGGAATGTATGGTGGTGACGGCCAACTCGCCGCCGAGCTTCTGA
- a CDS encoding aspartate aminotransferase family protein, with amino-acid sequence MTANTVDFDASPNNLEPFWMPFTANRQFKKAPRLLVSAKDMHYQSHDGRTILDGTAGLWCVNAGHARKEIAEAVGAQLTKLDYAPAFQMGHPAAFQLSNTLTQMLPEFDHVFFANSGSEAVDTALKISLAYQRAIGQGARTRLLGRERGYHGVGFGGISVGGIVSNRKVFGPMLAGVDHLPHTHDLKRNAFVRGLPEHGAELADQLERIVALHDASTIAAVIVEPVAGSTGVLLPPKGYLQKLRAICDKYGILLIFDEVITGFGRLGASFATEYFGVVPDMITCAKGLTNGVIPMGAVFVRKGIYDAFMNAPENTIELFHGYTYSGNPAACAASLAVLDIYKRESLFERAAELAPYWEDAVHSLKGTKHVIDLRNLGLIGAIELEPREGKPTARAFEAFLGCYEKGVLIRTTGDIIALSPPLIVQKTHIDQIFDTIGKVLKAIN; translated from the coding sequence ATGACCGCCAACACGGTGGATTTCGACGCTTCCCCGAACAATCTCGAGCCGTTCTGGATGCCGTTCACGGCGAACCGGCAGTTCAAGAAGGCCCCCCGCCTGTTGGTGTCCGCGAAGGACATGCACTATCAGAGCCATGACGGCCGCACGATCCTGGACGGCACCGCCGGCCTCTGGTGTGTGAATGCTGGCCATGCCCGCAAGGAGATCGCCGAAGCGGTCGGCGCCCAGCTCACCAAGCTCGACTACGCCCCGGCCTTCCAGATGGGCCATCCGGCAGCCTTCCAGCTTTCCAACACGCTGACCCAGATGCTGCCCGAGTTCGACCATGTGTTCTTCGCGAACTCCGGCTCGGAGGCGGTGGACACCGCCCTCAAGATCTCGCTCGCCTATCAGCGCGCCATCGGCCAGGGCGCGCGCACGCGCCTGCTCGGCCGCGAGCGCGGTTATCATGGCGTCGGCTTCGGCGGCATCTCGGTCGGCGGCATCGTCTCCAACCGCAAGGTCTTCGGCCCCATGCTGGCGGGCGTCGATCATCTGCCCCACACCCACGACCTCAAGCGCAACGCCTTCGTGCGCGGCCTGCCCGAGCATGGCGCCGAGCTCGCCGACCAGCTCGAGCGGATCGTGGCGCTCCATGACGCCTCGACCATCGCCGCCGTCATCGTCGAGCCGGTGGCAGGCTCGACCGGCGTGCTGCTGCCGCCCAAGGGCTATCTGCAGAAGCTGCGCGCCATCTGCGACAAATACGGCATCCTGCTGATTTTCGACGAAGTCATCACCGGCTTCGGCCGCCTGGGTGCCTCCTTCGCCACCGAATATTTCGGCGTGGTGCCGGACATGATCACCTGCGCCAAGGGCCTCACCAACGGCGTGATCCCGATGGGTGCGGTGTTCGTGCGCAAGGGCATCTACGATGCCTTCATGAACGCGCCCGAAAACACGATCGAGCTGTTCCACGGCTACACCTACTCCGGCAACCCCGCGGCCTGCGCCGCGTCGCTGGCCGTGCTCGATATCTATAAGCGCGAAAGCCTGTTCGAGCGCGCGGCCGAGCTGGCGCCCTACTGGGAGGACGCGGTCCATTCGCTCAAGGGCACCAAGCATGTCATCGACCTGCGCAATCTCGGCCTCATCGGCGCCATCGAGCTCGAGCCGCGCGAAGGCAAGCCGACCGCCCGCGCCTTCGAGGCCTTCCTGGGTTGCTACGAGAAGGGCGTGCTGATCCGCACCACCGGCGATATCATCGCACTGTCGCCGCCGCTGATCGTCCAGAAGACCCATATCGACCAGATCTTCGACACGATCGGGAAAGTGCTGAAGGCGATCAACTGA
- the ald gene encoding alanine dehydrogenase: protein MLIGVPKEIKVHEYRVGLVPAGVRELVHHGHKVLVETNAGAGIGFDDKAYKAAGAKIAKNAAEVFDKAEMIVKVKEPQPKECKMLSKGQVLFTYLHLAPDPEQTQGLIKSGATAIAYETVTDDRGALPLLAPMSEVAGRMSAHVGAFYLQKEPGGSGVLLGGVPGVQPGKVTIIGGGVSGTHAAKMAVGLGADVTIIDRSIGRLRQLDDIFGGRIKTVFSTVDAIERNVVRSDLVIGAVLVPGAAAPKLVTHKMIKQMRPGSVLVDIAIDQGGCFETSKATTHADPVYLVDGIVHYCVANMPGAVARTSTVALNNATLPFTLALANKGYRRALADDKHLMDGLNVHEGHITYKAVATALKLKYMPAQQALGL from the coding sequence ATGCTGATTGGTGTGCCTAAGGAAATCAAAGTCCATGAATACCGCGTCGGCCTCGTGCCCGCCGGTGTGCGCGAGCTCGTGCATCATGGGCACAAGGTGCTGGTCGAGACCAATGCCGGCGCCGGCATCGGCTTCGACGACAAGGCCTACAAGGCCGCCGGCGCGAAGATCGCCAAGAACGCCGCCGAGGTGTTCGACAAGGCCGAGATGATCGTGAAGGTGAAGGAGCCGCAGCCCAAGGAGTGCAAGATGCTCTCCAAGGGCCAGGTGCTCTTCACCTATCTGCACCTCGCCCCCGATCCCGAGCAGACCCAGGGACTGATCAAATCCGGCGCCACGGCGATCGCCTATGAGACTGTGACCGACGATCGCGGCGCCCTGCCCTTGCTGGCGCCGATGAGCGAAGTCGCGGGCCGCATGTCGGCCCATGTCGGCGCCTTCTATCTGCAGAAGGAGCCTGGCGGCTCGGGCGTGCTGCTGGGCGGCGTGCCCGGGGTGCAGCCGGGCAAGGTCACCATCATCGGCGGCGGTGTCTCCGGCACGCATGCGGCCAAGATGGCGGTCGGCCTCGGCGCGGACGTCACCATCATCGACCGTTCGATCGGGCGGTTGCGCCAGCTCGACGACATCTTCGGCGGCCGCATCAAGACCGTCTTCTCGACCGTCGACGCGATCGAGCGGAACGTGGTGCGCTCGGACCTGGTGATCGGCGCCGTGCTGGTGCCGGGCGCCGCGGCGCCGAAGCTCGTCACCCACAAGATGATCAAGCAGATGCGCCCGGGCTCGGTCCTGGTCGACATCGCCATCGACCAGGGCGGCTGTTTCGAGACCAGCAAGGCCACCACCCATGCCGACCCGGTCTATCTGGTCGACGGCATCGTCCATTACTGCGTGGCCAACATGCCGGGTGCGGTCGCCCGCACCTCGACCGTGGCCCTCAACAACGCCACCCTGCCCTTCACCCTGGCGCTCGCCAACAAGGGCTATCGCCGGGCGCTCGCCGACGACAAGCATCTCATGGACGGCCTCAACGTCCATGAAGGCCATATCACCTACAAGGCGGTCGCCACGGCGCTGAAGCTCAAATACATGCCGGCGCAGCAGGCCCTGGGTCTCTGA
- a CDS encoding adenylate/guanylate cyclase domain-containing protein, whose amino-acid sequence MTEGRVQRRLTTILAADVVGYSRLMELDEAGTMAQLRARRHDVVMPAVARQGGRIFKVMGDGVLIEFTSVVNAVECAIELQKAMQAQNTGLPVHQHILLRIGINLGDVIVEGSDLYGDGVNLAARLESLAEPGGICVSGDVYRQVRSKLQMQFQDMGEQKVKNIVGPVHAYRVQAEDAAPASAESPEIHRSASTLPNKPSIAVLPFTNMSNDPDQDYFADGMVEDIITALSRFNQLFVIARNSSFTYKGRAVDVRQVARELGVRFVLEGSVRRAGSRVRITGQLIDAATGAHLWADRFDGDLEDVFELQDKITGSVVGAIEPTLRKAEIERARRRPVENLDAYDLYLRALPHVYAFRPDENLMGLKLLQKAIDLEPTYALALAFAAWCHEQRLVRGWPPVGQDDAGTAIALARRAISAGSDDAMALAAAGFVLVMVARDYDAGLDAVRRASELNPGSGFVEFLSSTALLFGGDPEGALIRAERAMVLSPMDPGAFMFLAIAGIAHLYAGRPEQALELGKRSAALNPNWDSAYWLLIPAYVQLDRMEDARAALAKLVALSPGLTVSGARQRLPIRNPASLEMVLEGFRKAGLPE is encoded by the coding sequence ATGACTGAAGGCCGCGTCCAACGCCGTCTCACCACGATTCTGGCCGCTGACGTGGTCGGCTATAGCCGGCTCATGGAACTGGATGAAGCCGGAACGATGGCGCAACTGCGGGCGCGTCGACATGATGTCGTGATGCCAGCCGTGGCGCGGCAAGGCGGGCGCATCTTTAAGGTCATGGGTGACGGCGTCCTGATCGAGTTCACCAGTGTCGTCAACGCCGTGGAATGTGCCATCGAATTGCAGAAAGCGATGCAAGCGCAGAATACCGGCCTGCCCGTTCATCAACACATCCTTTTACGCATCGGCATCAATCTCGGTGATGTGATCGTCGAGGGGAGCGATCTCTACGGTGACGGCGTCAATTTGGCGGCGCGGCTCGAGTCACTCGCCGAGCCCGGCGGGATCTGCGTCTCGGGCGATGTCTATCGCCAGGTTCGAAGCAAGTTGCAAATGCAGTTCCAGGATATGGGGGAACAGAAGGTCAAAAACATCGTCGGACCCGTGCATGCCTACAGGGTTCAGGCCGAGGACGCCGCACCGGCCTCGGCAGAATCGCCGGAAATTCACCGATCCGCTTCAACGTTGCCGAATAAACCATCGATTGCCGTGCTGCCGTTTACGAACATGAGCAACGACCCCGACCAGGATTATTTTGCCGATGGCATGGTCGAGGACATCATCACGGCTCTGTCCCGGTTCAATCAGCTGTTCGTGATCGCGCGCAATTCGAGCTTCACCTACAAGGGCCGGGCGGTGGACGTACGCCAGGTGGCCAGGGAACTAGGTGTGCGCTTCGTGCTGGAAGGTAGCGTCCGCAGGGCGGGAAGCCGCGTGCGCATCACTGGCCAGTTGATCGACGCCGCAACTGGCGCCCACCTGTGGGCGGACCGGTTCGATGGAGATCTGGAGGATGTGTTTGAGCTCCAGGACAAGATTACCGGAAGCGTTGTCGGCGCGATCGAGCCGACGTTGCGCAAAGCGGAGATCGAACGCGCGCGACGCAGGCCGGTCGAAAACCTCGATGCCTATGATCTCTATCTCCGCGCACTGCCGCATGTTTATGCATTTCGTCCGGATGAAAATCTGATGGGCCTGAAACTGCTCCAGAAAGCCATCGATCTTGAGCCCACCTATGCGCTTGCGCTCGCCTTTGCTGCATGGTGCCACGAGCAGCGACTGGTGCGAGGCTGGCCGCCCGTGGGCCAAGACGATGCGGGGACTGCCATTGCGCTGGCCCGCAGAGCGATCAGTGCTGGCAGCGACGATGCGATGGCGCTGGCCGCTGCCGGTTTTGTCCTGGTGATGGTGGCGCGGGACTATGATGCCGGTCTTGACGCGGTGCGTCGGGCGTCCGAACTCAACCCCGGTTCCGGGTTTGTCGAGTTTCTATCGAGTACCGCGCTGCTTTTTGGCGGCGATCCCGAAGGCGCGCTGATCCGTGCCGAACGCGCCATGGTCCTGAGCCCCATGGACCCAGGTGCCTTCATGTTTCTGGCCATAGCCGGGATTGCCCATCTTTACGCCGGACGCCCTGAACAGGCATTGGAGCTTGGCAAGCGGTCGGCTGCCCTCAATCCCAACTGGGACTCGGCCTATTGGCTCTTGATCCCCGCCTATGTCCAGCTTGACCGCATGGAAGATGCGCGAGCTGCGCTTGCAAAGCTCGTCGCCCTGTCGCCGGGATTGACGGTGTCGGGCGCCCGACAGCGTCTTCCGATTCGGAACCCCGCATCCTTGGAAATGGTCCTCGAAGGTTTTCGCAAAGCGGGCCTGCCGGAGTGA
- a CDS encoding SDR family oxidoreductase, which translates to MSGNIDGKIVVITGASSGLGEATARLLSAEGASVVLGARRADRIRSLADELTGGGAKALALTTDVTHRDQVKRLVDAAVEAHGRIDVMINNAGLMPQSLLERLKIDEWDRMIDVNIKGVLYGIAAALPHMKQQKAGHIINVSSVAGHKVGPGSAVYAATKYAVRALSEGLRQEVKPYNIRTTVISPGAVATELPDSVTDPDTAKRIQNFYAQVAIPADSFARTVAFAMSQPEEVDVNEILFRPTRQEL; encoded by the coding sequence ATGAGCGGCAACATCGACGGCAAAATCGTCGTCATCACCGGCGCGAGCAGCGGGCTGGGAGAAGCGACCGCCCGGCTTCTCTCCGCCGAGGGTGCGAGCGTCGTACTGGGGGCGAGGCGCGCCGATCGGATTCGATCGCTGGCCGACGAGCTGACTGGCGGCGGCGCCAAGGCACTCGCCTTGACGACGGACGTCACTCACCGCGACCAGGTCAAAAGACTGGTAGACGCGGCCGTCGAGGCGCATGGGCGGATCGATGTGATGATCAACAATGCCGGGCTGATGCCGCAGTCCCTGCTCGAGCGGCTCAAGATCGACGAATGGGACCGGATGATCGACGTCAACATCAAGGGAGTGCTATACGGCATTGCCGCAGCGCTGCCCCACATGAAGCAGCAGAAAGCGGGACATATCATCAATGTCTCCTCCGTGGCGGGCCATAAGGTCGGCCCCGGCTCCGCGGTCTATGCGGCCACCAAATACGCCGTGCGGGCTCTGTCCGAAGGGCTGCGCCAGGAGGTGAAGCCGTACAACATCCGGACCACAGTGATCTCGCCGGGCGCGGTCGCCACCGAGCTCCCGGACAGCGTCACCGACCCCGATACCGCCAAAAGGATCCAGAATTTCTACGCGCAGGTCGCGATCCCGGCCGACTCCTTCGCGCGGACCGTCGCCTTCGCGATGAGCCAGCCCGAAGAGGTGGATGTGAACGAGATCCTGTTCCGGCCCACGCGACAGGAGCTGTGA
- a CDS encoding aldo/keto reductase, whose translation MQKRKLGKSNLEVSALGLGCMGLSFGYGPAVDKPTGISLIRSAVEHGVTFFDTAEVYGPFTNEELVGEALAPFRKQVVIATKFGFDLDPKTGQQQGLNSRPEHIKQVAEASLKRLKTDVIDLFYQHRVDPNVPIEEVAGAVKDLIGQGKVRHFGLSEAAAQTIRRAHAVQPVTALQSEYSLWWREPEAEILPTLEELGIGLVPFSPLGKGFLTGAIDENTAFDKTDFRNVVPRFTPEARKANQALVALLGDIAARKQATPAQIALAWLLARKPWIVPIPGTTKLHRLAENVGAAGVLLTPEDLRDIERTLSKVAVQGARYPEHLQKMVGR comes from the coding sequence ATGCAGAAGCGCAAACTCGGCAAAAGCAACCTGGAAGTCTCGGCCCTCGGGTTGGGCTGCATGGGACTGAGCTTTGGCTACGGTCCCGCGGTCGACAAGCCGACGGGAATTTCGTTGATCCGGTCGGCGGTCGAACACGGGGTCACGTTTTTCGACACCGCCGAGGTCTATGGGCCCTTCACCAACGAGGAGCTCGTGGGCGAGGCCTTGGCGCCTTTCCGCAAGCAGGTCGTGATCGCCACCAAGTTCGGCTTCGATCTCGATCCGAAGACCGGCCAGCAGCAGGGTTTGAACAGCCGGCCCGAGCATATCAAGCAGGTCGCGGAGGCCTCGCTCAAGCGGCTCAAGACCGATGTCATCGACCTGTTCTATCAGCACCGTGTCGATCCGAACGTGCCGATCGAGGAGGTGGCGGGCGCGGTGAAGGACCTCATCGGGCAGGGCAAGGTCAGGCATTTCGGCCTGTCCGAAGCCGCGGCGCAGACGATCCGGCGCGCCCACGCGGTCCAGCCCGTCACGGCGCTCCAGAGCGAATATTCGCTGTGGTGGCGCGAGCCCGAGGCCGAGATCCTGCCGACGCTCGAGGAGCTCGGGATCGGTCTCGTCCCCTTCAGCCCCCTGGGCAAGGGCTTCCTCACGGGCGCCATCGACGAGAACACGGCGTTCGACAAGACAGATTTCCGCAACGTCGTTCCCCGTTTCACGCCGGAGGCCCGGAAGGCCAACCAGGCCCTGGTGGCCCTGCTCGGCGACATCGCGGCCCGGAAACAGGCGACGCCGGCCCAGATCGCGCTCGCCTGGCTGCTGGCCCGGAAGCCCTGGATCGTGCCGATCCCCGGCACCACGAAGCTGCATCGGCTGGCGGAGAATGTCGGCGCTGCCGGCGTCCTGCTGACGCCGGAGGATCTCCGCGACATCGAACGGACCCTGTCGAAGGTCGCGGTTCAAGGGGCGCGGTATCCGGAACATCTGCAGAAGATGGTCGGCCGCTGA
- a CDS encoding DUF2255 family protein gives MRGYNGRNSTWYQAAARQKAGRILAAGMTKEVLFETVDGPINDLVDEAYRAKYRSSPYLGSIIGARARAATIKIVPR, from the coding sequence GTGCGCGGCTATAACGGTCGGAACTCCACATGGTATCAGGCTGCCGCGCGGCAGAAAGCGGGGCGCATCCTCGCCGCCGGCATGACGAAAGAGGTGCTGTTCGAGACGGTCGACGGGCCCATCAACGACCTCGTCGACGAGGCTTACCGGGCGAAGTATCGCAGCAGTCCCTATCTCGGCTCGATCATCGGCGCCCGCGCCCGCGCCGCCACGATCAAGATCGTGCCCCGGTAA
- a CDS encoding (R)-mandelonitrile lyase, translating into MEIQRNGSQPSGRGPAEYFTGTVRIDPLFRAPDPARATGASVTFEPGARSAWHTHPLGQTLIVTAGCGWTQCWGGPVEETRPGDVISCPPGVKHWHGATPTTAMTHIAIQERDANGKIVEWMEKVSDEQYRL; encoded by the coding sequence ATGGAAATCCAGCGAAACGGCTCACAGCCGTCGGGCAGGGGACCGGCCGAGTATTTCACCGGCACGGTCCGCATCGATCCGCTGTTCCGAGCACCCGATCCGGCCCGTGCGACGGGCGCCAGCGTCACATTCGAGCCCGGCGCCCGGAGCGCATGGCACACCCATCCCCTGGGGCAGACCTTGATCGTGACGGCCGGTTGCGGCTGGACGCAGTGTTGGGGCGGCCCTGTCGAGGAAACTCGTCCCGGTGATGTAATTTCGTGTCCGCCCGGCGTGAAGCATTGGCACGGCGCGACGCCGACCACGGCAATGACCCATATCGCCATCCAGGAGCGCGACGCCAACGGCAAGATCGTGGAATGGATGGAGAAGGTCAGCGACGAGCAATATCGCCTGTGA
- a CDS encoding LysR family transcriptional regulator, whose protein sequence is MQRGNLDALLAFLAVGRERSFTKAAAKLGVSQSALSHTIRELEARLGVRLLTRTTRSVSPTEAGERLIHSLGPRFEEIDAELAALSELREKPAGTIRITATEYAVDTLLWPKLAKFLRRYPDIKVEIIMDAGLTDIVAQRFDAGVRSGEQVAKDMIAVRIGPDLRMAVVGTPSYFRTRSEPKKPQDLIGHNCINLHLPSYGGLYAWEFEKGGRELKVRVEGQLVFNGTFQILNAALAGFGLGYVPEDLVLPHIAKGRLKRVLEDWCPPYAGYHLYYPSRRQPSTAFALLVDALRHRGQ, encoded by the coding sequence ATGCAGCGCGGCAATCTCGATGCCCTCCTGGCGTTCCTGGCCGTGGGACGGGAGCGAAGCTTCACGAAAGCGGCGGCGAAGCTGGGCGTTTCCCAGTCGGCGCTCAGCCACACCATCCGCGAGCTCGAGGCCCGGCTCGGCGTCCGGCTCCTCACCCGCACCACCCGCAGCGTCTCGCCGACGGAAGCCGGCGAGCGCCTGATTCACAGCCTGGGCCCCCGGTTCGAGGAGATCGATGCCGAGCTTGCGGCCCTGAGCGAGCTGCGGGAAAAGCCCGCGGGCACCATTCGGATCACGGCGACCGAATATGCCGTCGACACGCTCCTCTGGCCGAAGCTCGCAAAATTCCTGCGTCGGTACCCGGACATCAAGGTCGAGATCATCATGGATGCGGGGCTGACCGATATTGTCGCTCAACGCTTCGATGCCGGCGTGCGCAGCGGCGAGCAGGTGGCGAAGGACATGATCGCCGTCCGTATCGGGCCGGACCTGCGGATGGCGGTCGTCGGCACGCCATCCTATTTCAGGACGCGATCAGAGCCGAAGAAGCCGCAGGACCTGATCGGCCACAACTGCATCAATCTGCATCTGCCCAGCTATGGCGGATTGTATGCCTGGGAGTTCGAAAAGGGCGGGCGCGAACTCAAGGTCCGCGTCGAGGGCCAGCTCGTCTTCAACGGCACCTTCCAGATCCTCAATGCCGCGCTCGCCGGATTCGGCCTGGGCTATGTCCCGGAGGATCTGGTACTGCCCCATATCGCCAAGGGCCGTCTCAAGCGGGTGCTCGAGGACTGGTGCCCGCCCTATGCGGGCTATCACCTCTATTACCCCAGCCGACGCCAACCCTCGACGGCCTTCGCCCTGTTGGTGGATGCGCTGCGTCACCGGGGCCAGTGA